In the Sediminibacter sp. Hel_I_10 genome, one interval contains:
- a CDS encoding AraC family transcriptional regulator, with translation MLKTIQTIALLQGLFVLSVLFVNRKDYKKTTFWLLFGSLLSVLFYILCDDKNNLFVENTDWFLFDNTLFVTFLFLFFRYYKSGKEKFSSFDYLFFLPNIFYLILEVIEIQLVKENLFVEIFEVFAELTFVAYLLLILNSVVTDKRKIWFTYFAIPIVILFVFSFINDILKIIGLSELPFYNDQNFNSYLLLVVAFLFYFVAFKLFNNDKEILPKNEIRKYKNSNLNIKQIEQYKSDLINAMETDKLYLNGKLSIHDVSEKLNIQRQYISEVLNEHMDINFQDFINQYRVEEFVKRLKNDRNNHFTLLAIATDVGFNSKSSFNAIFKKFKGLTPTQFKKTLT, from the coding sequence ATGCTTAAAACAATCCAAACAATCGCTTTACTTCAAGGCCTTTTTGTCCTTTCAGTTTTGTTTGTCAATCGCAAAGACTACAAAAAGACTACTTTTTGGTTGTTATTCGGTAGTTTATTATCTGTTTTGTTTTACATTTTGTGTGATGATAAAAATAATCTGTTTGTAGAAAATACAGATTGGTTTCTTTTCGATAATACACTTTTTGTAACATTTCTTTTCTTGTTTTTTAGGTATTACAAAAGTGGAAAGGAAAAATTCTCTTCTTTCGATTATCTGTTTTTTCTGCCCAATATTTTTTATTTAATCCTTGAAGTAATTGAAATACAATTGGTCAAAGAGAATTTGTTTGTTGAAATTTTTGAAGTGTTTGCTGAATTAACTTTTGTGGCTTACTTATTATTAATATTAAATTCAGTTGTTACAGATAAAAGGAAAATTTGGTTTACTTATTTTGCCATTCCGATTGTTATTTTATTTGTGTTTTCATTTATAAATGACATTCTTAAAATAATAGGATTGTCAGAATTACCGTTTTATAACGACCAAAATTTCAATTCTTATCTCTTATTGGTTGTTGCCTTTCTGTTTTATTTTGTTGCTTTTAAATTATTTAATAATGACAAGGAAATATTGCCTAAAAACGAAATACGTAAGTACAAAAACTCTAATCTCAACATAAAACAAATTGAACAATATAAATCCGATTTAATCAATGCAATGGAAACCGATAAATTATATCTCAATGGAAAATTATCTATTCACGATGTTTCGGAAAAACTCAATATACAGCGTCAATATATTTCGGAAGTTTTAAATGAGCATATGGATATCAATTTTCAGGATTTTATAAATCAGTACAGAGTTGAAGAATTTGTAAAGAGGTTAAAAAACGACCGGAATAATCATTTTACACTATTGGCAATTGCAACAGATGTAGGTTTCAATTCTAAATCTTCTTTCAATGCTATATTCAAGAAATTTAAAGGTTTAACACCTACTCAATTTAAGAAAACGCTTACGTGA
- a CDS encoding BamA/TamA family outer membrane protein, translating into MEFQKISKKLFICLILTISNYAVNAQVKDSLSFIKSRKMSDEDLSKKREGTFITGIPDFSSDPITGFGFGVRSNVYWNGGRTNPLFAYTPYLAKLKANAAYYTSNARELILSLDVPYYKGTRWRFKIDFKAQQNPANLYFGLTEATLGNLSLPSDPNTTFATYDEYDNARKTLRPGEGGEADFVTDALSNRFRETEFMLNLKADYAIGNGKWRIMGGYEIQNLQYKTFEGEEAEAVNPVTGEETNAPNGFSLLQRDFDQGNISGLDGGWVSIFQTALIYDTRDFEPDPTKGYYFEIANEYSSKYIGSEFDFNKLFVQGRAYKKLPFGKRTVLAGRVGIGHIFGSNAPFFEFQDQWSPEGSINALGGKQSLRGYRANRFLSRSLWFTNVELRYRIVETKFLKQNFAFGVAPFIDAGTVRNRWQDLSFDKIRYSYGLGARIAWNQSTIISFDYGISKEDKLFYIGIGQAF; encoded by the coding sequence ATGGAGTTCCAGAAAATATCAAAAAAATTATTTATTTGTTTGATTTTAACTATTTCAAATTATGCAGTTAATGCGCAAGTAAAAGATTCGCTATCGTTTATTAAATCAAGAAAAATGTCCGATGAAGACCTTTCTAAAAAAAGAGAAGGGACATTTATAACAGGAATTCCAGATTTTTCTTCAGACCCAATTACAGGTTTCGGTTTTGGAGTTAGAAGTAATGTCTATTGGAATGGAGGACGAACAAATCCATTATTTGCATACACACCGTATTTGGCAAAATTAAAAGCAAATGCAGCCTATTATACTTCAAATGCGAGAGAATTAATATTGTCGTTAGATGTCCCATATTATAAAGGAACACGTTGGAGATTTAAAATTGATTTTAAAGCACAACAAAATCCAGCCAACTTATATTTTGGTTTAACAGAAGCTACACTTGGTAATTTAAGTCTACCATCAGACCCGAATACAACATTTGCTACTTATGATGAATACGATAACGCAAGAAAAACTTTGCGACCAGGAGAAGGTGGAGAAGCAGATTTTGTGACAGATGCTTTGTCAAATAGATTTAGAGAAACCGAATTTATGTTAAATCTGAAAGCAGATTATGCAATAGGAAACGGAAAATGGCGAATAATGGGTGGTTATGAAATTCAAAATTTACAATATAAAACTTTTGAAGGAGAAGAGGCCGAAGCAGTTAATCCAGTTACTGGAGAAGAAACAAATGCACCTAACGGATTTTCATTATTGCAAAGAGACTTTGACCAAGGAAATATTTCAGGTTTAGACGGTGGTTGGGTTTCCATTTTTCAAACAGCTTTAATCTATGATACAAGAGATTTTGAACCAGACCCAACAAAAGGTTATTATTTTGAAATTGCAAACGAATATTCAAGTAAATACATAGGTTCGGAATTTGATTTCAATAAACTTTTTGTTCAAGGACGTGCTTATAAAAAGTTACCTTTTGGAAAAAGGACGGTTTTAGCAGGTCGGGTTGGAATAGGACATATTTTTGGTTCAAACGCACCATTTTTTGAGTTTCAAGACCAATGGAGTCCGGAAGGAAGTATCAATGCACTTGGTGGTAAACAATCTTTACGTGGTTATAGAGCAAACAGATTTTTATCTCGTTCACTTTGGTTTACAAATGTAGAATTACGATACAGAATCGTCGAAACTAAATTTCTAAAACAAAATTTTGCTTTTGGAGTAGCACCATTTATTGATGCAGGAACAGTTAGAAATCGTTGGCAAGATTTAAGTTTTGATAAAATAAGATATTCTTATGGTTTGGGTGCAAGAATTGCTTGGAATCAATCCACTATCATTTCTTTTGATTATGGTATTTCAAAAGAGGATAAATTGTTTTACATAGGAATTGGACAAGCATTTTAG
- a CDS encoding ankyrin repeat domain-containing protein, whose protein sequence is MSMFKGLFSSNKSEINLEVQLFRALFEPNKQKVIDMIKKGKINLNAYRDNYSNTILINAVNCGSEFQGNNDQLELIHYLLDHKVNVNYINDNGFNALHIALANHNLSKVALLLLKKGNPNVNDVERKHGNSPIFTAIREYGLTLREEQKEVNQLRFEIIDELLNRGAELNKKNKHGINAGTWLENIPKQDKLHKLINDYDGK, encoded by the coding sequence ATGAGTATGTTCAAAGGTCTGTTTTCTTCAAATAAATCAGAAATCAATTTAGAGGTTCAGCTTTTTAGAGCACTATTTGAACCAAATAAACAGAAAGTAATTGATATGATAAAAAAGGGGAAAATTAACCTTAATGCATACAGAGACAATTATTCCAACACTATTCTAATCAATGCGGTAAATTGTGGATCAGAATTTCAAGGCAACAACGATCAGTTAGAACTAATCCATTATTTGCTTGATCATAAGGTCAACGTCAATTATATAAACGATAATGGATTTAATGCTTTGCATATAGCTCTTGCTAATCACAATCTCTCAAAAGTAGCTTTGCTTTTATTAAAAAAAGGAAATCCCAACGTCAATGATGTGGAACGAAAACATGGAAATAGTCCGATTTTCACAGCCATACGTGAATATGGATTAACATTAAGGGAAGAACAAAAAGAAGTAAACCAATTGCGGTTTGAGATTATAGATGAATTGTTGAATCGTGGAGCGGAATTGAATAAAAAGAATAAACACGGAATTAATGCAGGAACTTGGCTCGAGAATATTCCGAAACAGGACAAATTGCATAAGCTGATAAATGATTATGACGGAAAATAA
- a CDS encoding serine hydrolase, protein MKQSLIFTILLLSFLANSQNFDQELVNKLDLQIEQYVEGISPGMAVGIVKDGEIVYQKYIGYSNLENQIEINETTSFNIASNAKQFTALCVLRLIEQGKINLEDDFRKFLPDLYTNIEDKITISNLLTHTSGIRDVYDLWALKGQTWWQLFIDNSDAIELLQTQTDLNFKPGTKYLYSNSNYILLTEIIENITDKTFSEFSKALFLELKMPNTSFLTNYMEVIPNKARPYGNWEGWKEYPVITEVNGDGALFTTLNDQLNWEKRIQRVDDNILSKKLINQSQSPIEKINFKNYGYGLMFGTYRGLDYSYHDGSTGAYNATFLRFPPQNISILVISNNGNVPTNYLAKQLSDITLNLETDNTIYPAVPVKIERLKDLGNIVGNYKNDDGKIIKITEKDGSIFREIYQRDPIKLINEKNGLFHYETNEELKMNFTNIKKGQQKLTIYLSSQEPNTYYKLPFNDLDKSDKRIINGRYFNDETDTEILIKFLDNNTFLITKNGRERKAELILKDYLRMNSYEINIIRDAKGNVSGLNVKNGRIENVIFNKT, encoded by the coding sequence ATGAAACAAAGCTTAATTTTTACGATCCTTCTTTTATCCTTTCTAGCTAACTCACAAAATTTTGATCAAGAATTGGTCAATAAACTTGACTTGCAAATTGAGCAATATGTTGAGGGTATTTCACCCGGAATGGCTGTTGGTATTGTGAAAGACGGCGAAATAGTTTATCAAAAATATATAGGCTATTCAAATCTCGAAAATCAAATAGAGATAAACGAAACAACTAGCTTCAACATCGCGTCCAATGCAAAACAGTTCACAGCTCTGTGTGTATTAAGACTTATTGAACAAGGCAAAATTAACTTGGAAGATGATTTTAGAAAGTTTTTGCCAGATTTATACACTAACATTGAGGACAAAATCACCATATCAAATCTATTAACACATACAAGCGGTATTCGGGATGTTTATGATTTATGGGCACTAAAAGGGCAAACTTGGTGGCAACTTTTTATTGATAATAGCGATGCAATTGAACTTCTGCAAACTCAAACTGATTTGAATTTTAAACCAGGAACAAAGTATTTGTATAGTAATTCAAATTATATTTTGCTCACAGAAATAATTGAAAATATAACTGATAAAACATTTAGTGAGTTTTCAAAAGCATTATTTCTAGAACTAAAAATGCCAAACACGTCTTTTCTCACAAATTATATGGAAGTTATTCCAAATAAGGCAAGACCATATGGAAATTGGGAAGGTTGGAAAGAATATCCAGTAATAACTGAAGTCAACGGTGATGGTGCATTATTTACAACATTAAATGACCAATTAAATTGGGAAAAAAGAATACAACGTGTTGATGATAATATCTTATCAAAAAAGCTTATTAACCAAAGTCAATCTCCAATAGAAAAAATTAATTTCAAGAATTATGGATATGGACTAATGTTTGGAACTTATCGAGGTTTAGATTATTCTTATCACGATGGTAGTACAGGTGCTTACAATGCAACTTTTTTAAGATTTCCTCCTCAAAATATTTCTATACTTGTAATTTCTAATAACGGAAATGTACCCACTAATTATTTAGCAAAACAATTATCAGATATCACTTTAAATCTAGAAACTGATAACACTATATATCCGGCTGTTCCAGTAAAAATTGAAAGACTAAAGGACTTGGGAAACATTGTTGGTAATTATAAAAACGATGATGGAAAAATCATTAAAATTACTGAAAAAGATGGTTCAATTTTTAGAGAAATTTACCAACGTGACCCAATAAAACTAATAAACGAAAAGAATGGCTTATTTCATTATGAAACGAACGAGGAGCTTAAAATGAACTTTACAAATATTAAAAAAGGTCAACAAAAACTAACAATTTATCTTTCATCTCAAGAACCAAATACTTATTATAAACTACCTTTTAACGATTTAGATAAAAGTGATAAAAGAATTATAAATGGGCGATACTTCAATGATGAAACTGATACAGAAATCTTGATAAAGTTTTTGGATAATAACACTTTTTTAATCACTAAAAACGGTCGAGAACGAAAAGCCGAACTGATTTTAAAAGACTATTTAAGAATGAACTCTTATGAAATTAATATCATACGAGACGCAAAAGGAAATGTAAGTGGATTGAATGTTAAAAATGGTCGAATTGAAAATGTCATATTCAATAAAACGTGA
- a CDS encoding AraC family transcriptional regulator, with protein sequence MGELIIFNFNQKSSILLIFFFNAIVFSFLLLKKGFRENRRDSYWLGLFILLCGMYICPFMLGYAGWYSIKNYREFLFFTPFQQLFLIGPIIFFYTQSLLNKDFKLLKKHYIHFLPAMLYMLYSIIIFITDKWILSEFYFYADGRDKDLAFWYQMTGLVSMLFYLILSLKFYKNYRKLIVQEVSYADEVLLKWISHFMIIFSLLLVLRVCFFILNPEWGEFGSKYWYYLCFSILFFYIAITGYSNTIRATVAFNAGLPQKLKMEDEIHLSIFESDEIEVSNIEDWKIKIQLLLEEKKIYTNSNLTLSDIALHLNTNRNLISKIINQGFNMNFNDFINLKRIDAVIEKIKNGDHIDNTLLGIALDSGFNSKTTFNRAFKKHTSLTPKQFILKNKY encoded by the coding sequence TTGGGTGAATTAATAATTTTTAACTTTAACCAAAAAAGTTCGATATTACTTATTTTCTTTTTTAACGCTATTGTATTTTCTTTTTTATTGTTAAAAAAAGGCTTTAGAGAAAATCGTCGAGACAGTTATTGGTTAGGTTTGTTTATTCTGTTATGTGGAATGTATATTTGCCCATTTATGCTGGGTTATGCTGGTTGGTACTCCATAAAGAATTATAGAGAATTTCTTTTTTTTACACCATTTCAACAACTATTTCTAATTGGTCCCATAATCTTCTTCTACACGCAAAGTCTTTTGAATAAAGATTTTAAACTTTTAAAAAAACATTACATTCATTTTTTGCCAGCAATGTTATATATGTTATACAGCATAATAATATTTATTACAGACAAATGGATATTGAGTGAATTTTATTTTTATGCAGATGGCAGAGATAAGGATTTAGCATTTTGGTATCAAATGACTGGTTTAGTCTCAATGTTATTTTACCTTATCCTAAGCCTTAAGTTTTACAAAAATTACAGAAAACTGATAGTCCAAGAGGTTAGTTATGCAGATGAAGTTTTGTTGAAGTGGATAAGCCATTTTATGATAATTTTTAGTCTTTTACTTGTTTTGCGAGTTTGCTTTTTTATTCTAAACCCTGAATGGGGAGAATTCGGTAGTAAATACTGGTATTATCTCTGTTTTTCAATTTTATTTTTCTACATAGCTATAACTGGTTATTCCAACACGATAAGAGCAACAGTTGCTTTCAACGCTGGCTTGCCTCAAAAATTAAAGATGGAAGATGAAATTCACCTTTCGATTTTTGAAAGCGATGAGATTGAAGTTTCCAATATTGAAGATTGGAAAATAAAAATACAATTGCTACTCGAAGAAAAAAAAATCTATACTAATTCTAATCTAACTTTGTCCGACATTGCATTACATTTAAATACCAATCGCAATTTAATTTCAAAAATTATTAATCAAGGTTTCAATATGAATTTTAATGATTTCATAAATTTAAAACGGATTGATGCAGTTATAGAAAAAATAAAAAATGGCGATCACATAGATAATACGCTTTTGGGAATTGCACTTGATTCGGGGTTTAATTCAAAAACCACTTTTAATAGGGCTTTTAAAAAACACACTTCACTAACACCAAAGCAATTCATTTTGAAAAATAAATACTAA
- a CDS encoding IS110 family transposase encodes MNKDIKYFGIDISALVFDVTDSDGNYYQFRNNGLGFEKFTKLLNNTSHCVMEATGYYHYQLAYHLLESGIKVSVENPLSVKRFIQMGLSKIKTDKSDSKLICSYAEQVDLKLWKGNSKNEIECLQITRALSVYTKQSTMLKNKLHGESVLGNPSKVVLTSLKRSLRQLQREIKLLEDKLLVLVKEVHQDLLTRLKTIPGIGPKTAITLVVLTGGFDRFTSAGELCSYAGLTPVIRQSGSSVKGRPRISKIGNQKLRNLLFMCSFNACQYNKACRDLYERIVAKGKSKKLALIAVCNKLLKQAFAIAKSGLIFDQEYKSKLVRN; translated from the coding sequence ATGAATAAAGATATTAAATATTTTGGTATTGACATTAGTGCGTTAGTATTCGATGTTACAGATTCTGATGGTAATTATTATCAGTTTAGAAACAATGGATTGGGCTTTGAGAAGTTTACAAAACTCTTAAATAACACTAGTCATTGTGTAATGGAAGCTACGGGTTATTATCATTATCAGTTAGCGTACCATTTATTAGAATCAGGTATAAAAGTATCTGTAGAGAATCCATTATCTGTTAAACGTTTTATTCAGATGGGCTTATCAAAAATTAAGACCGACAAGAGCGATTCAAAACTTATTTGTTCTTATGCAGAGCAGGTGGACTTAAAGCTTTGGAAAGGCAACTCTAAGAATGAAATAGAATGTCTTCAAATCACTAGAGCTCTTTCTGTTTATACAAAACAGAGCACTATGCTTAAAAACAAATTACATGGTGAGTCTGTATTGGGCAATCCTAGTAAGGTCGTGTTGACGTCTTTAAAACGTAGTTTAAGACAGCTCCAGAGAGAGATAAAACTATTAGAGGACAAGTTATTAGTTTTGGTAAAAGAGGTTCATCAAGATTTGTTAACGCGATTAAAAACCATACCTGGTATAGGTCCTAAAACAGCCATTACGCTAGTGGTTTTAACAGGTGGATTTGATCGTTTTACAAGTGCAGGTGAGTTATGCAGTTACGCAGGTTTAACGCCAGTGATACGGCAAAGTGGAAGCAGTGTAAAAGGGAGGCCACGAATAAGTAAAATAGGAAACCAGAAACTTAGAAATTTATTATTTATGTGCAGTTTTAACGCTTGTCAATACAATAAAGCTTGTCGTGATTTATATGAGCGAATCGTCGCTAAGGGAAAGAGCAAAAAACTTGCGCTAATAGCGGTATGCAATAAGCTGTTGAAACAAGCATTTGCTATAGCTAAATCAGGTTTGATATTTGATCAAGAATATAAGAGTAAGCTAGTGAGAAATTAA
- a CDS encoding RNA polymerase sigma-70 factor has product MSHGKPHSKSLTGFQSLFDTLYPNLCLFANSYLRDIDTSKDLVQEVFISLWQKQKAFASAQAAKPYLYTAVKNKCLNHLKSKHYKIQLEAIRADFEVMDTEDYFQAQLLAVETYAQLHQAIASLPDKTAKVMQLAMNNYSNTEIAEELAVTTSTVRTQKSMAYQKLKGLLSHLNQLFLNF; this is encoded by the coding sequence ATGTCCCATGGCAAACCACATTCCAAAAGTCTCACAGGGTTTCAATCGCTTTTTGATACCCTCTACCCCAACTTATGCCTATTTGCCAATAGCTACCTTAGAGATATAGATACCTCTAAAGATTTAGTGCAAGAGGTGTTTATAAGCCTTTGGCAAAAGCAAAAGGCCTTTGCTAGCGCTCAAGCTGCAAAGCCCTACCTCTATACCGCAGTAAAAAACAAATGTCTCAATCATTTAAAGAGCAAACATTATAAAATTCAGCTAGAAGCCATAAGAGCTGATTTTGAGGTCATGGACACTGAAGATTATTTTCAAGCGCAACTACTTGCGGTGGAGACCTATGCCCAATTGCACCAAGCCATTGCCAGCCTACCCGATAAAACAGCCAAGGTGATGCAACTGGCCATGAACAATTATTCCAATACCGAAATTGCCGAAGAACTCGCGGTCACCACCAGCACCGTAAGAACTCAAAAAAGCATGGCGTACCAAAAACTGAAAGGGCTACTCAGCCACTTGAATCAATTGTTTTTAAATTTCTAA
- a CDS encoding FecR family protein translates to MTPYRDLFALAKHLARSLKKGHPPVDLNNTTLLSDAAKRHAIESLSETNQKAYAKQLEQIDTEKDWNKVLAQLQPHKTASRKPIYKLVALILILMSVGGFLVFNATNTTPLDQCVSPIAAGTDKAILSLDNGVDVALDTQQPYNNSVASSNGQRLTYTKSTTSSEVAFNYLTVPRGGQFQIELSDGTLVWLNADSKLKYPVAFKSGEPRKVELLYGEVYFEVSPSSSHNGDRFKVVSNAQEITVVGTAFNIKAYPEERYSYTTLVEGNIHLLTNGETISLKPSEQLAIELETKQVSKTTVNVDYHIAWTQGYFHFKDTPLKEIMRVLSRWYDVEIIFESPSLEQVTFSGLLNKTQAIEDILNGIQTTTFINSYEIDHKTITIQ, encoded by the coding sequence ATGACACCTTATCGTGACCTCTTTGCGCTTGCCAAACACCTAGCCCGTTCTCTTAAAAAGGGACACCCCCCTGTGGACCTCAACAATACAACGCTTTTAAGTGATGCTGCCAAGCGCCATGCCATAGAAAGCTTATCTGAAACCAACCAAAAAGCCTATGCTAAACAACTTGAGCAGATAGATACCGAAAAGGATTGGAATAAGGTGCTTGCCCAACTGCAACCCCATAAAACAGCCTCGCGTAAGCCAATTTACAAGTTGGTGGCCCTGATCCTGATATTGATGTCGGTAGGTGGTTTTCTTGTTTTTAATGCTACCAACACCACGCCGTTAGACCAATGCGTTAGTCCCATTGCCGCAGGTACCGATAAGGCCATTTTAAGTCTTGATAATGGGGTGGATGTTGCGCTTGATACCCAACAACCCTATAACAACAGCGTGGCCTCCAGTAATGGACAGCGCCTCACCTACACTAAAAGCACTACGAGTTCTGAGGTTGCCTTTAATTACTTGACCGTACCTAGAGGCGGGCAGTTTCAAATAGAACTATCTGATGGCACGCTGGTGTGGTTAAATGCCGATAGCAAACTCAAATACCCAGTGGCATTTAAAAGTGGCGAACCCAGAAAAGTAGAACTCTTATACGGGGAAGTGTATTTTGAGGTCTCCCCTAGCAGTTCCCACAATGGCGACCGTTTTAAGGTAGTCTCCAATGCCCAAGAGATCACCGTGGTTGGTACGGCCTTTAATATTAAGGCCTACCCAGAGGAACGCTACAGCTATACCACCTTGGTGGAAGGCAATATTCATCTTCTTACCAATGGTGAGACCATTTCCTTAAAGCCTTCGGAACAATTGGCCATCGAGCTTGAGACCAAACAGGTGAGCAAAACGACAGTGAATGTGGATTACCATATTGCTTGGACCCAAGGGTATTTTCATTTTAAGGACACCCCATTAAAAGAGATCATGCGGGTTTTATCCCGATGGTATGATGTGGAGATTATTTTTGAATCCCCATCTTTAGAACAGGTCACCTTTAGCGGGTTGCTTAACAAAACACAAGCTATTGAAGACATTTTGAACGGCATACAAACCACAACCTTTATAAATAGCTATGAGATAGACCACAAGACCATCACCATTCAGTAA